A genomic segment from Desulfuromonas thiophila encodes:
- a CDS encoding ABC transporter permease, whose protein sequence is MRPWFAVSLIAFGRDLRLGLAQLRLHGLRSLLTMLGMVFGVASVVAMLAVGQGAAHEALEQIRQFGSEVLVAESVKEVAQEKKRQSASFLSVYGLTYADADRLRHNLPHLLRLVPVKQQREQAQKDGRLLEVRLVGTTPDWFDLVPRPLLAGRTLRPLDEQYRKPVAVVTEEVARQLLPLQVPVGQRLRIGSNYYEVVGVLRSSAAGQGGARAPDQPRDVYIPLASFRQNLGDVYLRRVAGTSVRERVELHQLLLQMDSEQVVEATAAALDGLFQRFHRRQDVVLHVPLTLLRQAEQTQRTFNLVLGAIAGISLLVGGIGIMNIMLASVTERTREIGIRRAIGARRRQIARQFLAETLVLSGCGGLLGLLLGLLLPWLISRLTGLTTLVTPASLLLALAISMAVGLVFGLYPALRAARLDPIVALRHE, encoded by the coding sequence ATGAGGCCGTGGTTCGCCGTTTCCCTGATCGCCTTTGGCCGCGATCTGCGGCTGGGGCTGGCTCAGCTGCGGCTACATGGCCTGCGCTCGCTGCTGACCATGCTGGGCATGGTGTTCGGCGTGGCCAGCGTGGTGGCCATGCTGGCGGTGGGGCAGGGCGCCGCCCACGAGGCTCTGGAGCAGATCCGCCAGTTCGGCAGCGAGGTGCTGGTGGCTGAATCGGTCAAGGAGGTGGCGCAGGAGAAGAAGCGCCAGAGCGCCTCTTTTCTCAGTGTTTATGGCCTGACCTACGCCGATGCCGACCGGTTGCGTCACAACCTGCCGCATTTGCTGCGGCTGGTGCCGGTCAAGCAACAGCGCGAACAGGCCCAGAAGGATGGCCGGCTGCTGGAGGTGCGCCTGGTTGGCACCACGCCCGACTGGTTCGATCTGGTGCCGCGGCCGCTGCTGGCCGGCCGCACCCTGCGGCCACTGGATGAACAGTACCGCAAGCCGGTGGCGGTGGTGACCGAAGAGGTGGCGCGGCAGCTGCTGCCACTGCAGGTGCCGGTCGGCCAGCGCCTGCGGATCGGCAGCAATTATTACGAGGTGGTTGGTGTGCTGCGCAGCAGTGCCGCCGGCCAGGGGGGGGCGCGGGCGCCGGATCAGCCGCGCGATGTCTATATCCCGCTGGCCAGCTTCCGCCAGAACCTGGGTGATGTCTATCTGCGGCGGGTGGCCGGCACCAGCGTGCGCGAACGGGTCGAACTGCATCAGTTGCTGCTGCAGATGGACAGTGAACAGGTGGTGGAGGCCACGGCGGCGGCGCTTGACGGCCTGTTTCAGCGGTTTCACCGCCGGCAGGACGTGGTGCTGCATGTGCCCTTGACCCTGTTGCGCCAGGCCGAACAGACCCAGCGGACCTTCAATCTGGTGCTGGGCGCCATCGCCGGTATCAGTCTGCTGGTGGGAGGAATCGGAATCATGAACATTATGTTGGCCTCGGTAACCGAGCGCACCCGTGAAATCGGCATCCGCCGCGCCATCGGTGCCCGCCGCCGCCAGATCGCGCGGCAGTTTCTTGCTGAAACCTTGGTTCTTTCCGGCTGTGGCGGTTTGCTGGGACTGTTGCTGGGGCTGCTGTTGCCCTGGCTGATCAGCCGTCTGACCGGGTTGACCACGCTGGTGACACCGGCCAGCCTGTTGCTGGCGCTGGCCATCAGCATGGCGGTGGGGCTGGTGTTCGGCCTTTACCCGGCGCTGCGGGCGGCGCGTCTTGATCCCATTGTGGCGCTGCGCCATGAATAG
- a CDS encoding YgiQ family radical SAM protein: MNRPPPTAAAARQAFLPVCRADMAARGWDQLDVLLVSGDAYVDHPAFGVPLLGRLLEARGYRVGILAQPDWRDPAAFTVMGRPRLCVALSAGAMDSLVNHYTAAGKKRRDDAYTPGGRAGARPNRALIAYTAAARAAFRQLPVLIGGIEASLRRLAHYDYWSDSVRRSLLIDSKADLLLYGMAENALLAVVEGLAAGATLTELRQLPGCAWVSSAPLAGVQLPSYEQVASDREAYGRAFALASRNAAALLVQPHGDRFVVVNPPAPPLTPAQLDALYALPFCRRPHPGYTEPIPAFEQIRWSITSHRGCQGGCAFCAIACHQGRRVLSRSSASILAEADQLRRDPAFRGTLSDVGGPTANMYGTTLRDARRCERCQRDSCLHPQLCDNLICDDGPAVALLRQLRRLEGVRHVFIASGVRFDLLERQSGYRQELFEHHIGGLLKVAPEALSDRVLQVMRKPPLRQFEAFVAAFRQHQRASGRRVGLVPYLMAGHPGCTLDDMIDTALVLKRLGLRVEQVQEFTPTPGTLATCIYHTGRDPLTGAAVFVERSARRRRLHKAVLLYHRPEEQAAIREALCLCGRQADGARLLGSAAPAGGCRDAAPAAAASDRAGRAGTPAGRGRRRTPRR; this comes from the coding sequence ATGAATAGGCCGCCGCCGACGGCCGCTGCGGCGCGCCAGGCCTTTCTGCCGGTGTGCCGCGCCGATATGGCGGCGCGTGGCTGGGACCAGCTCGATGTTCTGCTGGTGTCGGGTGATGCCTATGTCGATCACCCGGCCTTCGGCGTGCCGCTGCTCGGCCGGCTGCTCGAAGCGCGGGGTTACCGGGTCGGCATCCTGGCCCAGCCCGACTGGCGCGATCCGGCCGCGTTTACGGTCATGGGGCGGCCGCGCCTCTGTGTTGCCCTGTCGGCCGGGGCGATGGATTCGCTGGTCAACCATTACACTGCCGCCGGCAAGAAACGGCGGGACGACGCCTACACACCGGGTGGCCGGGCCGGCGCCCGGCCCAATCGGGCGTTGATTGCCTACACGGCGGCGGCGCGGGCCGCCTTCCGCCAATTGCCGGTGCTGATTGGTGGTATCGAGGCCAGCCTGCGGCGGCTGGCCCATTACGATTACTGGAGCGACAGCGTGCGGCGCTCGCTGCTGATCGACAGCAAGGCCGATCTGCTGCTCTACGGCATGGCGGAAAACGCCCTGCTGGCGGTGGTGGAGGGCCTGGCGGCCGGCGCCACACTGACCGAGCTGCGTCAGTTGCCCGGCTGTGCCTGGGTCAGCAGCGCGCCGCTGGCGGGTGTCCAGCTGCCGTCCTACGAGCAGGTGGCCAGCGACCGGGAGGCCTATGGCCGGGCCTTCGCCCTGGCCAGTCGCAATGCCGCGGCGCTTCTGGTGCAGCCACACGGCGACCGCTTTGTGGTGGTCAATCCGCCGGCGCCGCCTCTGACGCCGGCGCAGCTCGATGCCCTCTATGCCCTGCCGTTCTGCCGGCGGCCCCATCCCGGTTATACCGAGCCGATCCCGGCCTTTGAGCAGATCCGCTGGTCCATCACCAGCCATCGCGGCTGTCAGGGCGGCTGCGCCTTCTGCGCCATCGCCTGTCATCAGGGCCGCCGGGTGCTGTCGCGCTCGTCGGCTTCCATTCTGGCCGAGGCCGATCAGCTGCGGCGCGATCCGGCGTTTCGTGGCACCCTCAGTGATGTCGGTGGCCCGACGGCCAACATGTACGGTACGACCCTGCGCGATGCCCGTCGCTGCGAGCGCTGCCAGCGTGACAGCTGCCTGCATCCGCAGCTGTGCGACAACCTGATCTGCGATGACGGCCCGGCGGTGGCGCTGTTGCGTCAATTGCGCCGCCTTGAAGGTGTGCGCCATGTTTTCATTGCTTCCGGTGTGCGTTTCGATCTGCTCGAACGGCAGAGCGGCTACCGCCAGGAGCTGTTCGAGCACCATATCGGCGGCCTGCTCAAGGTGGCGCCGGAAGCCCTCAGTGACCGGGTGCTGCAGGTCATGCGCAAGCCGCCCCTGCGCCAGTTCGAGGCCTTTGTCGCCGCCTTTCGCCAGCATCAGCGCGCCAGCGGCCGGCGCGTTGGCCTGGTGCCCTATCTGATGGCCGGCCATCCCGGCTGCACCCTCGACGATATGATCGATACGGCGCTGGTTCTCAAGCGGTTGGGCCTGCGGGTGGAGCAGGTGCAGGAATTCACCCCGACACCCGGCACCCTGGCTACCTGTATCTACCATACCGGCCGTGATCCGCTGACCGGCGCGGCGGTCTTTGTCGAGCGCTCGGCACGCCGGCGGCGGCTGCACAAGGCCGTGCTGCTTTACCATCGGCCGGAGGAACAGGCCGCTATTCGCGAGGCATTGTGCCTGTGTGGTCGGCAGGCCGATGGTGCCCGCCTGCTGGGCAGCGCCGCGCCGGCGGGCGGTTGCAGGGACGCTGCGCCTGCCGCCGCTGCCAGCGACCGCGCTGGCCGGGCGGGGACGCCGGCTGGTCGTGGTCGGCGGCGCACTCCCCGGCGTTGA
- a CDS encoding diguanylate cyclase has translation MAAIPLFCIESTASRRRLPLFWWGLLLVGLLVRLLSLPAVAHAQPSSPDPLGLTAAERGFLQQNRLFEVHVEPDYMPFAYVENGQAKGFVVDLADLLAERLGIRFVYRTDHTWDQALEALRNRRIDLVLAMVDTPERRDYARFTTAVLNTYVGLATRRDDRRPKQLEDFAGRRLAVVAGYWHEAVLRTHYPRIELVRYPDHLRGLEALAAGTVDGLLSTDPVLTFHIRRHYLLNLESRPLVGDWFKTTREGIGVRRDYPLLVSALQKALDRIDETELNALRRRWLIDNGGANEGGLQLTLAQRRYLEELGEIRVAIAPDWMPLEGRDARGQHTGFSADYLALLQQLLQVPLRLLDTPSWADSVQALRDGRADLLPLAADTPSRRDALIFTRPYLDLPVVVATRDDALFIENAHQLVGRRLGAVRGYAVTELFRQRYPAIELVELASLAEGIDKVHRGELFGLVDTVAALGQAIARQGYKDVRISGQLDLQLHLGIGVRKDAPALRDILDRAVAELGPREGPRLYNKWVAVSYRSGVRPVVVLCTALVGVLVTGVFVYRNRRLRQLNLQLVQAHLLLEEKSRELERLSVTDRLTGLYNRLKIEETFDYEWRREKRYQQPLSLILLDLDHFKRVNDTYGHQQGDRVLCAVAAVLRGRARESDLVGRWGGEEYMIICPGTSLDEARFLALSLCRAIAGLDLAPLPPQTASFGVATVHPGDEQGEVFRRADRALYRAKEHGRNCVVAEYE, from the coding sequence ATGGCCGCGATCCCTTTGTTCTGCATCGAGAGCACAGCCAGCCGGCGGCGCCTGCCGTTGTTCTGGTGGGGGTTGCTGCTTGTGGGATTGCTGGTTCGGCTGCTGTCGTTGCCGGCGGTCGCCCATGCTCAACCGTCTTCGCCCGATCCGCTGGGGCTGACAGCGGCCGAGCGCGGCTTTCTGCAGCAAAACCGCCTGTTCGAGGTGCATGTCGAACCGGATTACATGCCCTTTGCCTATGTTGAGAATGGCCAGGCCAAGGGGTTTGTTGTCGATCTGGCCGATCTGCTGGCCGAACGTCTGGGTATCCGGTTCGTCTATCGCACCGATCACACCTGGGATCAGGCCCTTGAGGCCCTGCGCAATCGGCGTATCGATCTGGTGCTGGCTATGGTCGATACGCCCGAGCGGCGCGACTATGCCCGTTTCACCACAGCGGTGCTGAACACCTATGTCGGACTGGCCACCCGCCGGGACGACCGGCGACCGAAACAGCTGGAGGATTTTGCCGGCCGGCGTTTGGCGGTGGTGGCCGGTTACTGGCATGAGGCGGTGCTGCGCACGCATTATCCCCGCATCGAACTGGTGCGCTATCCCGATCATCTGCGGGGTCTCGAAGCCCTGGCCGCCGGCACGGTGGACGGGCTGCTGTCGACCGACCCGGTACTGACCTTTCATATTCGCCGCCATTACCTGCTCAATCTGGAAAGCCGGCCGCTGGTCGGTGACTGGTTCAAAACAACGCGTGAGGGCATTGGCGTGCGGCGTGACTATCCGCTGCTGGTGTCGGCCCTGCAGAAGGCCCTCGACCGCATTGATGAAACCGAGCTCAACGCTCTGCGGCGCCGCTGGCTGATCGATAACGGCGGCGCAAACGAGGGGGGCTTGCAGCTGACCCTGGCGCAGCGGCGTTATCTGGAGGAACTGGGCGAGATCCGGGTGGCCATTGCTCCGGACTGGATGCCGCTGGAAGGACGCGATGCGCGCGGCCAGCATACCGGCTTTTCCGCCGACTATCTGGCGTTGCTGCAACAGCTGCTGCAGGTGCCACTACGGCTGCTCGACACCCCCAGTTGGGCCGACAGCGTGCAGGCCCTGCGTGATGGTCGCGCCGACTTGCTGCCGCTGGCGGCCGATACCCCTTCGCGGCGCGATGCGCTGATTTTTACCCGTCCTTACCTCGACCTGCCGGTGGTGGTTGCCACCCGCGACGATGCCCTGTTTATTGAGAATGCTCACCAGCTGGTTGGCCGCCGCCTCGGCGCGGTGCGCGGCTATGCCGTGACCGAGCTGTTCCGTCAGCGCTATCCGGCCATCGAGCTGGTAGAACTGGCCTCCCTGGCCGAAGGCATTGACAAGGTGCATCGTGGCGAGCTGTTCGGCCTGGTCGATACGGTGGCGGCCCTGGGGCAGGCCATTGCCCGCCAGGGCTATAAGGATGTCCGCATCTCCGGCCAGCTCGATCTGCAGTTGCATCTGGGCATTGGCGTGCGCAAGGATGCGCCGGCGCTGCGTGATATTCTCGATCGGGCCGTGGCCGAGTTGGGGCCGCGCGAAGGGCCGCGGCTGTACAACAAGTGGGTGGCGGTGAGCTATCGCAGTGGCGTGCGACCGGTGGTGGTGCTGTGCACCGCCCTGGTGGGTGTCCTGGTGACCGGCGTGTTTGTCTACCGCAACCGCCGCCTGCGCCAACTTAATCTGCAATTGGTGCAGGCGCACCTGCTGCTGGAGGAGAAATCGCGCGAGTTGGAACGCCTGTCGGTTACCGACCGGCTGACCGGGCTGTATAATCGCCTGAAGATCGAGGAAACCTTCGATTACGAGTGGCGCCGCGAAAAACGCTACCAGCAACCGCTGTCGCTCATTTTGCTTGACCTTGACCACTTTAAACGTGTCAATGACACCTACGGTCACCAGCAGGGTGACCGGGTGCTCTGTGCCGTGGCGGCGGTGCTGCGGGGCCGGGCGCGGGAATCCGATCTGGTCGGTCGCTGGGGCGGCGAGGAGTACATGATCATCTGCCCCGGAACCAGTCTCGACGAGGCCCGTTTTCTGGCGCTGTCCCTGTGCCGCGCCATTGCCGGCCTCGACCTGGCGCCCCTGCCGCCCCAGACTGCCAGCTTCGGTGTTGCCACGGTGCATCCGGGTGATGAGCAGGGCGAGGTGTTCCGGCGGGCCGACCGGGCGCTGTACCGGGCCAAGGAGCACGGCCGCAACTGTGTGGTGGCTGAATATGAATAG
- a CDS encoding GPMC system MBL fold metallohydrolase yields the protein MDLHLTILGSGTSTGVPVIGCRCAVCRSGDARNQRSRCSALLGWDGHQVLIDSGPDLRQQALRSALTAVDAVLYTHAHADHIHGIDDLRMFNALSGRPIPIYGSAAVLQRLRRSFPYIFGDEARAGFSPQLLPQPVEGPFHLFGRLVVPLVLPHGQGEVLGYRIGPLAYLTDCSAVPEAALACLQGLELLVIGGLRFRPHASHLTVSQALAVIERLRPRQALLTHLSHDVDATRHAGLLPAGVAFAYDGLQLRLPAGDEPSSDAPGTAPARPYR from the coding sequence ATGGATCTGCATCTGACCATCCTTGGCAGTGGCACCAGTACCGGGGTGCCGGTGATCGGCTGCCGCTGTGCCGTCTGCCGTTCGGGCGATGCCCGCAACCAGCGCAGCCGCTGCAGCGCCCTGCTGGGCTGGGACGGCCATCAGGTTCTGATCGACAGCGGCCCGGATCTGCGCCAGCAGGCCCTGCGCAGCGCCCTGACGGCGGTGGATGCGGTGCTTTATACCCACGCCCACGCCGACCATATCCACGGCATTGACGATCTGCGCATGTTCAACGCCCTGTCGGGCCGGCCGATTCCGATCTACGGCAGCGCTGCGGTGCTGCAGCGCTTGCGCCGCAGTTTCCCCTATATTTTCGGCGACGAGGCCCGCGCCGGCTTTTCGCCCCAGCTGCTGCCGCAGCCGGTGGAGGGCCCGTTTCACCTGTTTGGCCGCCTGGTGGTGCCGCTGGTGCTGCCCCATGGCCAGGGCGAGGTGCTGGGTTACCGCATCGGCCCGTTGGCCTATCTGACCGATTGCAGTGCCGTGCCGGAGGCGGCCCTGGCCTGTTTGCAGGGGCTGGAACTGCTGGTTATCGGCGGGTTGCGTTTTCGGCCCCATGCCAGCCATCTGACCGTCAGTCAGGCCCTGGCCGTGATTGAGCGGTTGCGGCCGCGCCAGGCGCTGCTGACCCATTTGAGCCACGATGTGGACGCCACACGCCATGCCGGATTGCTGCCAGCCGGAGTGGCCTTTGCCTACGATGGCCTGCAGCTGCGTCTGCCGGCGGGAGACGAACCCTCAAGTGATGCACCAGGAACTGCGCCTGCACGGCCATATCGATGA
- a CDS encoding TIGR04442 family protein, translated as MHQELRLHGHIDDAVEYFVTVAGRDAQRFHFYERSGDGLRIFAPGNEIRLDATGLTHWGNGGSFCAYMHGVEQPLADLLKKDVCNRLVLFGARYRDNGELQFSSDTGGRIPYDSIFEEGHAISNCFFFVTGSVYGALATQQEGLLCLLGKILKRTARVAESDDARLVDELFGLLGHKSYFYLLRLIHKKHLAYQELFRDLYFRYRAIPDGEFERLRALAQRLDISQSQQRRIRIAVMYSHRDNRPVVDEYRDILVDCHLRGAISRQENARLTRLKTLATRNKIPPALFEPLDRHLRYDKLVDQEQDYIAATREILSGLLQDNPRLSAVITREDLVRLLHSKRQALLNRDYLFDQIVLETSRICDERVHGGADIALAERLRGILDAFDHFERCLKEINNLAFMVTVRIQETMLTELQRSYRQFERLQPGLFEELLLSDVLCNRFLGSYGRRKLLCLREALRAGMARAVLLTQLQQITDEERLHGQLLHLLKQLLQADYVSDLQGAAVELLRQQVLAAVDLVTAEQRACAERLFRQLLVQLETERYYLQQLLPRILRQRLAELREDFLLNSGLDRFYVEELENAYVARTGLATEVLEQLRRQAAEIA; from the coding sequence ATGCACCAGGAACTGCGCCTGCACGGCCATATCGATGACGCGGTGGAGTATTTCGTCACCGTGGCCGGCCGCGATGCCCAGCGCTTCCATTTCTACGAGCGCAGTGGCGACGGCCTGCGCATCTTCGCGCCGGGCAACGAGATTCGGCTCGACGCCACCGGTCTGACCCACTGGGGTAACGGCGGCAGCTTCTGTGCCTACATGCACGGCGTTGAACAGCCGCTGGCCGATCTGCTGAAGAAGGATGTCTGCAACCGACTGGTGCTGTTCGGTGCCCGCTACCGGGACAACGGTGAGTTGCAATTCAGCAGCGATACCGGCGGGCGTATTCCCTATGACAGCATCTTCGAAGAGGGGCATGCCATCAGCAACTGCTTCTTCTTTGTCACCGGCTCGGTGTATGGCGCCCTGGCCACCCAGCAGGAAGGCCTGCTGTGCCTGCTGGGCAAGATTCTCAAGCGCACGGCGCGGGTGGCCGAAAGTGATGATGCCCGTCTGGTTGACGAGCTGTTCGGTCTGCTGGGCCACAAGAGCTACTTCTACCTGCTGCGGCTGATCCACAAAAAACATCTGGCCTACCAGGAGCTGTTCCGCGATCTGTATTTCCGTTACCGCGCCATCCCCGATGGCGAGTTCGAGCGTCTGCGGGCGCTGGCCCAGCGGCTTGACATCAGCCAGAGCCAGCAGCGCCGCATCCGTATCGCGGTGATGTACAGCCATCGCGATAACCGTCCGGTGGTCGATGAATACCGCGACATTCTGGTGGACTGCCATTTGCGTGGCGCCATCAGCCGGCAGGAGAACGCCCGGCTGACGCGGCTGAAAACCCTGGCGACGCGCAATAAGATTCCCCCCGCCCTGTTTGAACCCCTCGATCGGCATCTGCGCTACGACAAACTGGTTGACCAGGAGCAGGACTACATCGCCGCCACCCGCGAGATTCTGTCCGGCCTGCTGCAGGACAACCCGCGTCTGAGCGCCGTCATCACCCGGGAGGATCTGGTGCGGCTGCTGCACAGCAAGCGTCAGGCCCTGCTCAACCGCGACTACCTGTTTGACCAGATCGTGCTCGAAACCAGCCGCATCTGCGATGAGCGGGTTCATGGCGGCGCCGATATCGCCCTGGCTGAACGGTTGCGCGGCATTCTCGACGCCTTCGATCATTTCGAACGCTGCCTGAAGGAAATCAACAATCTGGCCTTCATGGTGACGGTGCGCATCCAGGAGACCATGCTGACCGAGCTGCAGCGCAGCTACCGCCAGTTCGAACGGCTGCAGCCTGGTCTGTTCGAGGAACTGCTGCTGAGCGATGTGCTGTGCAACCGCTTTCTCGGCAGCTATGGCCGGCGCAAGCTGCTCTGTTTGCGCGAGGCCCTGCGTGCCGGCATGGCGCGAGCGGTCCTGTTGACCCAGCTGCAGCAGATCACCGACGAGGAACGGCTGCACGGTCAGCTGCTGCACCTGCTCAAGCAGCTGTTGCAGGCCGACTATGTCAGCGACCTGCAGGGCGCGGCGGTGGAGCTGCTGCGCCAGCAGGTGCTGGCGGCGGTTGATCTGGTGACGGCCGAGCAGCGGGCCTGCGCCGAGCGTCTGTTCCGTCAGCTGCTGGTGCAGCTGGAAACCGAGCGCTACTATCTGCAGCAGCTGCTGCCGCGGATTCTGCGTCAGCGCCTGGCCGAGCTGCGCGAGGATTTTCTGCTCAATTCGGGACTTGACCGTTTCTATGTCGAGGAGCTGGAAAACGCCTATGTGGCACGGACCGGCCTGGCCACCGAGGTTCTTGAACAACTGCGCCGC